The following coding sequences are from one Candidatus Anstonellales archaeon window:
- a CDS encoding AAA family ATPase yields the protein MVSYISRLKLRSFKSFKFADIQFGRGFVCLAGPNGSGKSNICDAIMFALGEMSLKSLRVKKVKDLIHRSFSKAEVTLEFLGDEKIEIKRGIREDGKVLYKLNGKRTTRSAIIDLLTSHGIAPLSHNLIAQGQIQHIVEMNSKERRQILD from the coding sequence ATGGTTTCGTATATCTCACGTCTCAAGTTACGTTCTTTTAAATCGTTTAAGTTTGCAGATATCCAATTTGGAAGAGGATTTGTCTGTCTCGCCGGTCCAAACGGGAGTGGAAAAAGCAACATCTGCGATGCTATAATGTTTGCTCTCGGAGAAATGAGTCTCAAATCCCTGCGGGTAAAGAAAGTCAAGGACCTCATACATCGTTCTTTTTCAAAAGCAGAAGTAACACTTGAATTTTTAGGTGATGAAAAAATCGAAATAAAACGAGGCATAAGGGAAGATGGAAAAGTCCTTTATAAACTCAATGGTAAGAGAACCACACGAAGCGCAATCATCGATTTATTAACATCACATGGAATTGCTCCTCTATCACACAATCTAATCGCTCAAGGTCAAATTCAACACATAGTAGAAATGAACTCAAAAGAAAGGCGCCAGATACTCGACT